In a genomic window of Mucilaginibacter sp. KACC 22063:
- a CDS encoding basic secretory protein-like protein yields the protein MKKVFYLLLLSVAFAHFAKAQDPEVIKKKGYTLTVINQDPNFSQDLKDKLISTFWIVYPKLAKAYNSKTSKHVTFIIDTTYNGVAATANDRVTFSAKYMTAHPQDIDVVTHEVMHIVQAYGDTNGPSWLTEGIADYARYKFGVNNAAAKWALPPYKSTQSYENSYRITARFLAWIEAKIKPGAVKALDSKMRDRAFTDGTWTEVTGKSLGELWSAYTADPAL from the coding sequence ATGAAGAAAGTATTTTACCTGCTACTATTAAGCGTGGCATTTGCTCATTTTGCCAAAGCTCAAGACCCCGAAGTGATTAAAAAGAAGGGCTATACATTAACTGTAATTAATCAGGATCCAAATTTCAGCCAGGACTTAAAGGACAAACTAATCAGTACATTCTGGATTGTGTATCCAAAGCTGGCGAAAGCGTATAACTCAAAAACTTCTAAGCATGTTACCTTTATAATAGATACCACTTATAATGGGGTAGCTGCAACCGCAAATGACCGCGTAACTTTCAGTGCAAAATACATGACTGCCCATCCGCAGGATATTGACGTTGTTACGCACGAAGTAATGCACATTGTACAGGCCTACGGCGATACAAACGGCCCTAGCTGGTTAACCGAAGGCATAGCAGATTATGCACGCTATAAGTTCGGCGTAAATAATGCAGCTGCCAAATGGGCTTTGCCGCCATATAAATCTACTCAAAGCTATGAAAACAGTTACCGCATTACGGCGCGTTTCCTGGCCTGGATTGAAGCCAAAATAAAGCCGGGGGCAGTGAAGGCGCTGGATAGCAAAATGCGTGATCGTGCTTTTACAGATGGCACCTGGACAGAGGTGACCGGCAAGTCTTTAGGTGAACTTTGGTCGGCTTACACAGCAGATCCTGCTTTATAA
- a CDS encoding LacI family DNA-binding transcriptional regulator, with translation MTPKKISIKDIAKLTNTSITTVSFVLNGKGRTSKELSQKILEVAAENGYEPNRMAVGLRTGESKVIGLLVENIGGPFFGEVAKVIEEEAERRGYGIIYCSTNNSIQKGKDVIKMLSNQLVDGYIITPLKGLEKEVQDIVTTGRPVVLIDGYFPDLDIPHVLVDNMGSVYQGVDTLIKGGYSKIGFVTIDFDLVQLQDRLRGYKEALSDAKIKFDKKRVLTLPALKGKDEQLAAIKKFLNETGLDAIFFATNYLGIMGLQCFKELSISVPEDIAVVTFDDDEIFNLYPPGITTVQQPVQEIAKSAVDILMAQLEDRELNLEQVNLQIPSKIIERASSTPKKNG, from the coding sequence ATGACTCCGAAAAAAATATCAATTAAAGATATTGCCAAATTAACCAATACTTCCATCACGACTGTCTCTTTCGTGCTTAACGGTAAAGGTAGAACCAGTAAAGAACTTTCGCAGAAAATATTAGAGGTTGCCGCCGAGAACGGTTATGAACCTAACCGTATGGCTGTAGGCTTACGTACAGGCGAATCAAAAGTAATTGGTTTGCTTGTTGAAAATATAGGCGGCCCGTTTTTTGGCGAAGTAGCAAAAGTGATAGAGGAGGAGGCCGAGCGCCGTGGATATGGTATTATTTATTGTAGTACCAATAACAGTATACAAAAAGGTAAAGATGTTATTAAAATGCTGTCGAACCAGTTAGTGGATGGCTATATTATTACTCCACTCAAAGGTTTGGAAAAAGAAGTGCAGGATATAGTAACCACAGGCAGGCCTGTGGTGCTGATCGACGGATATTTTCCTGATCTTGATATTCCGCATGTATTGGTTGATAATATGGGAAGTGTATACCAGGGTGTTGACACATTGATTAAAGGCGGTTACAGTAAAATAGGTTTTGTGACTATTGATTTTGACCTAGTCCAGTTACAAGACCGTTTAAGAGGTTATAAAGAAGCGCTGTCTGACGCCAAAATCAAGTTTGATAAAAAACGTGTACTTACCTTGCCTGCATTAAAGGGGAAAGATGAACAGTTGGCAGCAATTAAAAAGTTCTTAAACGAAACTGGGCTCGATGCTATATTTTTTGCAACCAATTATCTTGGTATAATGGGTTTGCAATGCTTTAAAGAGCTATCAATTAGTGTACCGGAAGACATAGCCGTTGTAACCTTTGATGACGACGAAATCTTTAACCTTTACCCACCAGGTATTACTACGGTGCAACAGCCTGTACAAGAAATTGCTAAATCTGCGGTAGATATTCTCATGGCGCAATTGGAAGACAGAGAGCTAAACCTGGAGCAGGTTAACTTGCAAATACCTTCAAAAATTATAGAAAGGGCTTCTTCTACTCCTAAAAAGAATGGTTAA
- a CDS encoding APC family permease, which produces MNISPKLTRLDMSMIMISLVIGMGIFATPAEVAGYLNQPYTYFAAWFIGGVVSFCGALTFAEIGSAYPSTGGFYKVFSFCFHPAFAFMINWILVISNAMSVAAITIIGAQYISPFVIPHHIAYNTGIRLITITSVLALYLLNLKGIKASAKTQNVLTVFKIALILVISLAVFKTDVHITAPAQSLNQLNPINSLGLSMVAIFFAYGGYQQTINFGGDVINARQNLPKAIFTGMLVVIALYMIINYAYISVLGIENLKLKPALAATMAGVLLGSAGYKIVSVLMFTSVLAYVNVNILANPRVYYAMAEDGILPNIFKRINKRTQVQEFGLSFFVFAIILVLIFIDSFKKVLSYVMFFDTIGLSLSALCIFILRAKQKNSDNIPGVFRIKWYPLVPLIFIICYWAVTVVIFIEHPVGALICLSSFLVGLIIYYFTKRNQKVITLHN; this is translated from the coding sequence ATGAATATCTCTCCAAAACTTACCCGCCTTGATATGTCCATGATCATGATCAGCCTGGTGATTGGCATGGGTATATTTGCAACACCTGCCGAGGTTGCCGGTTATTTAAACCAGCCTTATACTTATTTTGCTGCATGGTTTATAGGTGGTGTGGTCAGTTTTTGCGGAGCCTTAACTTTTGCAGAAATAGGCTCGGCATATCCCAGCACAGGTGGTTTTTATAAAGTATTTTCTTTTTGTTTTCACCCTGCCTTTGCTTTCATGATCAACTGGATACTTGTTATAAGCAATGCTATGTCGGTGGCAGCCATAACCATTATCGGTGCGCAATATATTAGCCCGTTTGTAATACCTCATCATATTGCATATAATACCGGTATACGCCTTATAACCATCACATCTGTACTGGCCCTGTATCTGCTTAACTTAAAAGGCATTAAAGCAAGCGCTAAAACACAAAACGTACTTACTGTTTTCAAGATTGCCTTAATACTGGTTATTTCATTAGCTGTTTTTAAAACAGATGTTCATATAACCGCGCCTGCACAAAGCCTTAATCAGTTAAACCCGATAAATTCATTAGGGTTAAGTATGGTAGCTATTTTCTTTGCTTACGGAGGTTACCAGCAAACTATCAATTTTGGAGGGGATGTTATTAACGCCCGGCAAAATTTGCCCAAAGCAATTTTCACCGGTATGCTGGTGGTAATTGCCCTGTACATGATCATCAATTATGCCTACATTTCTGTGTTAGGTATAGAGAACCTTAAACTTAAACCTGCCTTAGCCGCTACAATGGCCGGAGTGCTGCTTGGTAGCGCAGGCTATAAAATTGTATCGGTGCTTATGTTCACCTCGGTACTTGCTTACGTAAATGTAAATATACTGGCCAACCCCAGGGTTTATTACGCCATGGCCGAAGACGGTATTTTGCCCAACATTTTTAAACGGATTAATAAACGCACACAGGTACAGGAATTTGGCCTCAGCTTTTTTGTATTTGCTATCATCCTGGTGCTGATATTTATTGACTCTTTTAAAAAAGTACTCAGCTATGTGATGTTTTTTGATACAATCGGCCTTTCTTTATCTGCTTTATGTATCTTCATTTTAAGAGCAAAACAAAAAAATAGCGATAACATTCCAGGTGTTTTCCGTATAAAGTGGTACCCGCTGGTACCATTAATATTTATTATATGCTACTGGGCAGTTACTGTGGTTATTTTTATTGAACACCCCGTTGGAGCATTGATCTGCCTTTCATCATTTCTTGTCGGGCTGATTATTTACTATTTTACCAAACGCAACCAAAAGGTTATTACACTTCATAATTAG
- a CDS encoding aminotransferase class I/II-fold pyridoxal phosphate-dependent enzyme, producing MDLSYILNELGEDRHRYFNAVSPPIIQSSNFAFNTVSDLRNAMADEFENNLYSRGNNPTVDILRKKLAALDGAEDALLFSSGIAAITVPMLALLKKGDHIVAVENSYSWSDKFFKDFLPRFGVEVTLINGSETADFETAIQQQTRIIFLESPNTLSYELQDIKKIAHLAQSKNIITIIDNSYCSPLFQQPILAGIDLVAQSATKYIGGHSDVMAGVLTGSKALIKKIFENEFMNLGPAISPQSAWLLLRGLRTLPLRLNRSFETTKVITKWLSEHSGIASITWPFSSSFPQLTLAQEQMKGCGGLFSFTLKDSNLNKIESFCNNLKHILLAVSWGGHESLVIPAICSIKAKDYDLNNNRHQLIRMYVGLEEPAYLIQDINQALSSLI from the coding sequence ATGGACTTATCATACATACTGAACGAATTAGGAGAAGACAGACACAGATACTTCAATGCCGTATCCCCACCCATCATTCAATCAAGCAACTTTGCTTTTAATACCGTAAGTGACCTCAGAAACGCCATGGCCGATGAGTTTGAGAATAACTTGTATTCGCGAGGCAATAACCCAACAGTTGATATACTGAGAAAGAAACTGGCAGCGCTTGACGGTGCCGAGGATGCCTTACTGTTCAGCAGCGGCATTGCGGCTATTACCGTCCCAATGCTTGCGCTCTTAAAAAAAGGAGACCATATAGTGGCGGTTGAAAACAGCTATAGCTGGTCTGATAAGTTTTTCAAAGACTTTTTGCCCCGATTTGGTGTTGAGGTAACTTTAATTAACGGGTCAGAAACAGCTGACTTTGAAACTGCGATACAACAGCAAACCCGCATTATATTTCTGGAAAGCCCTAATACCTTAAGCTATGAGCTGCAGGATATAAAGAAAATAGCACATTTAGCTCAATCCAAAAACATTATCACCATTATTGATAACAGTTATTGCAGCCCGCTCTTTCAGCAACCTATTTTGGCCGGGATTGACCTTGTTGCGCAGTCTGCCACAAAATATATCGGCGGCCACTCTGATGTAATGGCGGGTGTACTTACCGGCAGTAAAGCGCTGATCAAAAAGATATTTGAAAACGAATTTATGAATCTGGGGCCAGCCATATCCCCCCAGTCGGCCTGGTTATTATTACGCGGCCTGCGCACCTTACCCTTAAGGCTGAACCGTAGCTTTGAAACTACTAAAGTCATTACAAAATGGCTTAGCGAGCACAGCGGTATAGCATCAATAACATGGCCATTTTCATCATCCTTTCCGCAGCTGACACTTGCACAAGAGCAGATGAAAGGTTGTGGGGGACTTTTCAGTTTCACGCTCAAAGATTCAAACCTGAATAAGATTGAAAGCTTTTGCAATAACCTTAAACATATCTTACTTGCAGTTTCATGGGGAGGGCACGAAAGTTTGGTAATACCGGCCATTTGTAGTATTAAAGCTAAAGATTATGACCTTAACAACAACAGGCACCAGTTGATTCGCATGTATGTTGGCCTTGAAGAACCTGCTTACTTAATTCAAGATATTAACCAGGCACTTTCAAGCCTGATATAG
- a CDS encoding RNA polymerase sigma-70 factor, with amino-acid sequence MDMLRKDELEAFRHIYNQYWKKLYSEAYKRLKDTDLAEEAVQDVFANFWLKRHQINITSTIGGYLNNSLTYLVIDLYRKESVRQKYAERFKTGHTEIDNTTEHEIAYRELTYNIDSQINLLPEKCRSVFELSRKQYKTNKEISAQLSISEKTVENHLTNAIKRLRHGLSHYLVILVVLVLK; translated from the coding sequence ATGGACATGCTCCGTAAGGATGAGCTTGAAGCATTCCGCCATATCTATAATCAATATTGGAAAAAGCTTTACAGTGAGGCTTATAAAAGGTTGAAAGATACAGACCTTGCAGAAGAAGCTGTACAGGATGTTTTTGCTAACTTCTGGTTAAAAAGGCATCAGATCAATATTACATCAACTATAGGCGGCTACCTTAATAATTCATTAACTTATCTTGTAATTGACTTATACCGTAAAGAATCGGTAAGGCAAAAGTATGCAGAGCGCTTTAAAACCGGGCATACCGAAATTGATAACACCACAGAGCATGAAATTGCGTATCGTGAACTTACTTACAACATTGACTCGCAAATAAACCTGCTACCTGAAAAATGCCGTTCGGTATTTGAACTTAGCCGCAAGCAATACAAAACCAATAAAGAGATCTCGGCACAACTTTCTATTTCAGAAAAAACTGTTGAAAATCACCTCACTAACGCTATCAAAAGGTTGCGCCATGGCCTTAGCCATTACCTCGTGATCCTGGTTGTACTGGTGCTTAAATAA
- a CDS encoding FecR family protein, producing MNKSLPVELLEKYISGRCSDDEILLVKQWYKSFGHDYDHASALDVHEESELKERMYQNILDKIEAADHKEQKVRSLSKWYKISAAAAVIIACTATFITLKQKHAADKQQALVNSDMVVITNNTNQIYKSVLPDHSAVWIKPHSKLSFPKIFSTSARMVSMAGECFFEVTKNPQKPFVISSRSIITKVWGTSFLIRDRDDKPSADVSVLTGKVSVSIKDKVTGNLTDLKINKDEVMIYPHQKVVYLAAQHTLKPLAKSNEPALQIWNRVNLSFDNKPLSAIIPVLNSKFHVHITVSNAKFNQYVLTADLSGFNLPEVLEALKKSLNVNYEMKQNEIQLV from the coding sequence ATGAATAAATCTTTACCTGTAGAATTACTGGAAAAGTATATCAGCGGACGCTGTTCTGATGATGAAATACTATTGGTTAAGCAATGGTACAAATCATTCGGGCATGATTATGATCATGCCTCGGCCCTTGATGTGCATGAAGAGAGCGAACTTAAAGAAAGGATGTATCAAAACATTCTTGACAAGATTGAAGCGGCTGATCATAAAGAACAAAAGGTACGCAGTTTAAGTAAGTGGTACAAAATTTCGGCAGCGGCAGCGGTTATTATTGCATGTACCGCAACGTTTATCACTTTGAAGCAGAAACATGCTGCTGATAAGCAACAGGCTCTGGTTAATTCAGACATGGTAGTGATTACCAATAACACCAACCAGATTTACAAATCAGTATTGCCAGACCATAGCGCCGTGTGGATTAAACCGCATTCAAAGCTTTCGTTCCCTAAAATTTTCAGCACAAGTGCACGGATGGTATCCATGGCGGGCGAATGCTTTTTTGAGGTGACCAAAAACCCGCAAAAGCCATTTGTTATCAGCAGCCGTTCAATAATTACAAAGGTTTGGGGTACCAGCTTTTTGATCCGCGACAGAGACGACAAGCCATCGGCTGATGTTTCGGTACTTACCGGCAAAGTATCTGTAAGTATTAAGGATAAAGTAACCGGCAATCTTACTGACCTTAAAATCAATAAAGACGAGGTGATGATCTATCCTCATCAAAAGGTGGTTTACCTTGCTGCCCAGCACACCTTAAAACCGCTTGCAAAAAGCAACGAACCAGCTTTACAGATCTGGAATAGGGTTAATCTTTCTTTCGATAATAAGCCTTTAAGCGCCATTATACCTGTGCTTAATTCAAAGTTTCATGTACACATTACCGTGTCAAATGCAAAATTCAATCAGTATGTGCTTACTGCCGACCTTTCGGGCTTTAACCTGCCCGAAGTATTGGAGGCTTTAAAGAAATCGCTGAATGTGAATTATGAGATGAAGCAAAATGAAATCCAATTAGTATAA
- a CDS encoding TonB-dependent receptor, translated as MKITLSQVLVTAMISGVTYASPLKAQNILDKKVDLSVESISVQDVLNYLQKADNVKFIYSANTIDVTKKVSVNFKDQPLKKVLDNVLTNNGIDYTVLKDRIILGKKGAATATESNGNTIDLTAEGSATNNAVIPVSGKIVDETGQPVIGATVVEKGTTNGVSVGVDGSYKLNVNSTNSVLVVSFLGYASQEIPVGSQTVINVTLRADNKTLNEVVVVGYGTQKRTTVTGAISSVKASDLENQQITRVDDALKGRTPGVNVVQSSGAPGAAPTVRVRGITSINNSDPLYVIDGVIVTNGGIDNINPNDIESMDVLKDASAAIYGSRASNGVILITTKKGKTGPAKISYNGYTGWQSPVKKVDLANATQYATLRNQAVTNDGGTAPFANPAQYGTGTNWQDVIFANNAFIQNHNLSISGANDNASYYTSFGYLDQDGIVLPQISNYKRFNFTTNTSFKLKKWLTVGENFTYTYTRNQGIGNTNSVFGGPLSSALNLDPLTPTVVTDINAQPNASVYTSNAKYILRNALGQPYGISNYVQNEITNPLAYAQNQAGNFGYSHNLLGSAFVEVTPIAGLKIRSQISGKEAFYGSKSFTPLYYLNGSSSNLSATSQYLDSESNLTWNLDNTASYTRSFGLHNVSALVGFSAQRQSGFGLNGTFLGEPVNTFNEASPNFALVNANKIANGYDNQPYSLASTFARITYDYDQKYLFTGIIRRDGSSKFGSNNVYGTFPSGEIGYVMTREDWFPKNTFIDFLKIRGSYGVVGNEMSLNPFQYLSTIGSGRNYVFGNPNTLYVGYSPNAPSNPDLKWEETHTADIGLDLTLFNNLSVNLDVYQKKTKGMLQQVQLPAYAGFAGQPSANIGDMENKGIEVSLSYNNRIGDFKYNVGGNLAYNHNEVTYLGTQINYFTVGNVQSTAYEIGRTQVGHPVGAFYGFQEVGTFKSQAEINSYTNASGALIQPNAKPGDFKWVDTNGDGKIDANDRTWLGNPLPTFTYGVNLSGSYKQFDFLLFGQGAWGNKIYQAYRRLDLNTANYPLAALNAWSPSNASSNYPRLSDADPNNNFKNPSNFYLQSGAYFRIKTLQVGYTIPKNWLKAADIQKVRVFLSSNNLLTITGYKGFDPEIGANSNGSVGIGGIDMGVYPQARTLMVGLDITL; from the coding sequence ATGAAGATTACCCTAAGTCAGGTACTTGTAACCGCAATGATTAGCGGTGTTACGTATGCAAGTCCGCTGAAAGCGCAAAACATCCTTGATAAAAAAGTTGATCTGTCTGTTGAGAGCATCAGCGTACAGGATGTACTTAACTATTTACAAAAAGCTGATAACGTAAAGTTTATCTACAGCGCAAACACAATAGATGTCACGAAAAAAGTATCTGTAAATTTCAAAGATCAACCTTTGAAAAAGGTACTTGATAATGTCTTAACCAATAACGGCATCGACTATACCGTATTAAAAGACAGGATCATCTTAGGTAAAAAAGGTGCAGCTACAGCAACTGAATCAAATGGCAACACAATCGACTTAACTGCTGAAGGTTCTGCTACTAACAACGCAGTTATTCCTGTAAGCGGTAAAATTGTCGACGAAACAGGCCAACCTGTAATTGGTGCAACGGTTGTAGAAAAAGGCACAACCAACGGCGTTTCTGTAGGCGTGGACGGTTCTTATAAACTTAACGTAAACAGCACTAACTCGGTGCTTGTTGTTTCGTTTTTAGGCTATGCTTCACAAGAAATTCCGGTAGGCAGCCAAACAGTAATTAACGTTACCCTGCGTGCAGACAACAAAACCCTTAACGAGGTAGTAGTTGTAGGTTATGGTACACAAAAAAGAACTACAGTAACAGGTGCTATCAGCAGCGTTAAGGCTTCTGATCTGGAAAACCAGCAGATTACCCGTGTTGATGATGCCTTAAAAGGCCGTACCCCGGGTGTAAACGTTGTTCAAAGCTCTGGTGCTCCGGGTGCTGCCCCTACCGTACGTGTACGTGGTATCACCTCTATCAACAATAGCGACCCTCTTTACGTAATTGATGGTGTTATTGTGACCAACGGTGGTATTGATAACATCAATCCTAACGATATCGAGTCAATGGACGTACTGAAAGATGCATCAGCTGCTATCTACGGTTCACGTGCATCAAACGGCGTTATCCTGATAACCACTAAAAAAGGTAAAACAGGCCCTGCTAAAATTTCTTACAATGGCTATACAGGCTGGCAGTCACCAGTAAAAAAGGTTGACCTGGCTAATGCTACACAGTACGCTACTTTAAGAAACCAGGCGGTAACTAATGATGGCGGTACTGCTCCGTTTGCTAATCCTGCTCAATATGGTACAGGTACCAACTGGCAGGATGTTATTTTCGCTAACAATGCATTTATCCAAAATCATAACTTAAGCATTAGTGGTGCAAATGATAATGCAAGTTATTACACTTCTTTTGGTTACTTAGATCAGGATGGTATCGTTTTACCACAAATTTCGAACTACAAAAGGTTTAACTTTACTACTAATACCAGCTTTAAGCTGAAAAAATGGTTAACTGTTGGTGAAAACTTCACCTATACTTATACCCGCAACCAAGGCATAGGTAATACCAACAGCGTATTTGGTGGCCCGCTTAGCTCAGCATTAAACCTTGACCCGCTTACGCCAACTGTAGTAACAGATATCAACGCTCAGCCTAATGCCAGCGTTTACACTTCAAATGCGAAATACATTTTAAGAAATGCTTTAGGCCAGCCTTACGGTATCTCTAACTATGTACAGAACGAGATCACTAACCCGTTAGCTTATGCACAAAATCAAGCTGGCAACTTTGGCTATTCGCATAACCTTTTAGGTAGCGCATTTGTTGAGGTTACACCTATTGCAGGTTTAAAAATACGTTCACAGATCAGTGGAAAAGAAGCATTTTATGGCAGCAAATCATTCACCCCGCTTTATTATTTAAACGGCAGCTCAAGTAACCTGTCGGCTACTTCACAATATCTTGACAGCGAAAGTAACCTGACCTGGAACTTAGATAATACAGCTTCATATACACGCTCATTCGGCCTGCATAATGTAAGCGCATTAGTTGGTTTCAGTGCACAACGCCAGAGCGGTTTTGGCTTAAATGGCACTTTCCTTGGCGAACCTGTTAATACTTTTAATGAGGCTTCTCCAAACTTTGCACTTGTTAATGCTAACAAAATTGCAAACGGTTATGATAACCAGCCATATTCACTGGCTTCAACATTCGCCCGTATTACTTACGATTACGACCAGAAATATTTATTCACTGGTATTATCCGCCGTGACGGCTCATCGAAATTTGGTAGCAACAACGTTTACGGTACCTTCCCTTCAGGAGAAATTGGTTACGTAATGACCCGTGAAGATTGGTTCCCTAAAAATACATTTATCGACTTCTTAAAGATCCGTGGATCTTATGGTGTAGTGGGTAACGAAATGTCGCTTAACCCATTCCAGTACCTATCAACCATTGGTAGCGGCCGTAACTATGTATTTGGTAATCCGAACACTTTATATGTAGGTTATAGCCCTAACGCTCCTTCAAACCCGGATTTGAAATGGGAAGAAACCCATACAGCTGACATTGGTTTAGATCTGACTTTATTCAACAACTTAAGCGTTAACTTAGACGTATATCAGAAAAAAACCAAAGGTATGCTGCAACAGGTTCAGTTACCTGCTTATGCCGGTTTTGCCGGACAGCCATCTGCCAACATTGGCGACATGGAAAACAAAGGTATCGAGGTTAGCCTTTCATACAACAACCGCATTGGCGACTTTAAATATAACGTAGGCGGTAACCTTGCTTACAATCATAACGAAGTAACTTACCTTGGTACACAGATCAACTACTTTACTGTAGGTAACGTACAAAGTACAGCTTACGAGATTGGCCGTACACAAGTTGGACACCCGGTAGGTGCTTTCTATGGCTTCCAGGAGGTTGGTACATTTAAGTCACAAGCCGAGATCAACTCATACACCAATGCAAGCGGTGCTTTGATACAACCAAACGCTAAACCGGGTGACTTTAAATGGGTGGATACTAATGGCGATGGTAAAATTGATGCTAATGACCGTACCTGGTTAGGCAATCCACTGCCAACATTCACTTATGGTGTTAACTTATCAGGCAGCTATAAACAATTTGATTTCTTGTTATTTGGTCAGGGTGCATGGGGTAATAAAATTTACCAGGCTTACCGTCGTTTAGATTTAAATACAGCTAACTATCCGCTTGCTGCACTTAATGCATGGTCTCCATCAAACGCAAGCAGCAACTACCCTCGCCTGTCTGACGCAGATCCGAACAATAACTTTAAAAACCCATCAAACTTCTATCTGCAAAGCGGTGCTTACTTCCGCATTAAAACTTTGCAGGTTGGATACACTATTCCTAAAAACTGGTTAAAAGCAGCTGATATACAAAAAGTACGTGTATTCTTAAGCAGCAATAACCTGCTTACCATTACCGGTTACAAAGGCTTCGATCCGGAGATCGGCGCTAACAGCAATGGTTCAGTTGGCATAGGTGGTATCGATATGGGTGTTTACCCACAAGCGCGTACACTTATGGTTGGGCTTGATATAACATTATAA
- a CDS encoding RagB/SusD family nutrient uptake outer membrane protein has product MNRKYIKYTAFSLIGIMGVAASCKKSFLENQPKGEFLESNYYANADQALTGVVAAYDPLVTETGGIDNTYTDPLGALNAASDDCFAGGGSSSDMPLWQAINNYTMSPAQGPQGGFWAVNFQGVNRTDVLLQKLPSVPGLSADLLKRYTAEGQFLRAHYYFDLVRIFKNVPLILKPLQTSEVYNQPQAAPEAVYKQVETDLIAAIPNLPVTVSAAEYGRATQGAAKALLGKVYLYEKKWAEAAAMFADVNGTPGGTSTYGYKLMAKYGDIFDPTKKFNSESIFEIVHTGDQNYTWSNWNQFKSNIYVQMVGPRSYTGPLYYGGGYGFNPITPQLVAAMKGDPRYPYTIANIDSIAKANNASYQQSYQGTGYYIQKYAPLLKNKVTTGTTDLNWPNDYIEIRLADTYLMEAEALVNAGSNVGRAQALLDAVRGRVGLPSVPATLANIYNERRLELATEGHRWFDLVRTGQAPTVLAFKGFKAGKNEILPIPLNETTNGSQVKQNPGY; this is encoded by the coding sequence ATGAACAGAAAATATATAAAGTATACAGCGTTTTCCCTTATCGGAATAATGGGTGTAGCTGCTTCATGTAAAAAATCATTTCTTGAAAATCAGCCTAAAGGCGAATTTTTAGAATCAAACTATTACGCCAATGCCGACCAGGCTTTAACCGGCGTGGTAGCTGCTTATGATCCGTTGGTTACTGAAACCGGCGGTATCGATAATACCTATACTGACCCACTGGGTGCATTAAACGCAGCATCTGACGATTGTTTTGCTGGCGGCGGCAGCTCATCAGATATGCCCCTTTGGCAAGCCATCAACAATTACACCATGTCACCGGCTCAAGGTCCTCAGGGTGGTTTTTGGGCAGTAAACTTTCAAGGTGTAAACCGTACAGATGTATTGCTGCAAAAATTACCGAGCGTACCAGGATTAAGCGCTGATCTTTTGAAACGCTATACTGCTGAAGGCCAGTTTTTGCGTGCGCATTATTACTTTGATTTAGTACGTATTTTCAAAAACGTACCATTGATCTTAAAACCGCTTCAAACATCAGAAGTTTACAATCAGCCGCAAGCTGCTCCAGAAGCAGTTTACAAACAAGTAGAAACCGACTTGATCGCTGCTATTCCAAACTTACCTGTAACGGTATCTGCAGCCGAATATGGCCGTGCTACACAAGGTGCTGCTAAAGCCCTTTTAGGTAAAGTTTACCTGTATGAGAAAAAATGGGCTGAAGCTGCTGCCATGTTTGCAGATGTAAACGGCACACCAGGCGGTACCAGCACTTATGGCTACAAATTGATGGCTAAATACGGTGATATTTTTGATCCGACTAAGAAGTTCAACAGTGAATCAATTTTCGAGATTGTACACACCGGCGATCAAAACTATACCTGGAGCAACTGGAACCAGTTTAAATCAAACATTTATGTGCAAATGGTTGGCCCAAGAAGCTATACCGGCCCATTATATTACGGTGGTGGTTACGGCTTCAACCCGATTACGCCTCAACTGGTTGCTGCCATGAAAGGCGATCCACGTTACCCTTACACCATAGCTAATATCGACAGCATCGCGAAAGCTAACAATGCTTCTTATCAGCAAAGCTATCAGGGCACTGGATATTACATCCAGAAATATGCACCATTGCTGAAAAACAAAGTAACCACAGGTACTACTGACTTAAACTGGCCTAATGATTATATCGAGATCCGTTTAGCAGATACTTACCTGATGGAAGCTGAAGCTTTGGTAAATGCAGGCAGCAACGTTGGCCGTGCACAAGCATTGTTAGATGCCGTACGCGGACGTGTTGGATTACCATCGGTACCGGCTACTTTAGCTAACATTTACAATGAGCGCCGTTTAGAGCTTGCTACAGAAGGCCACCGCTGGTTCGACTTAGTAAGAACCGGACAAGCGCCAACTGTACTTGCATTTAAAGGCTTCAAGGCAGGTAAAAACGAAATACTTCCGATTCCTTTAAACGAAACAACCAATGGTTCTCAGGTAAAACAGAACCCTGGTTATTAA